Proteins encoded within one genomic window of Humulus lupulus chromosome 1, drHumLupu1.1, whole genome shotgun sequence:
- the LOC133785294 gene encoding transcription factor bHLH155-like: MGTDLQQILRSLCFNSEWKYAVFWKLKHRARMVLTWEDAYYDKSEQHSPAENKCSNKKLEKLHDGLYSHDPLGSAVAKMSYHVYSLGEGIVGQVAVSGKHQWIFADKHEMSTCSTFEFSDGWQNPFFAGIKTIAVVAVAPLGVVQLGSLNKVVEDMKMIAHIRDVFMALQDSSMGCIPSLIPSSMNSSLDLQDIPSKGFAPEAISDCLHNLDKALNEERPDVWFSIFPYLGKDNDSSYVWSLPDNQQEKTADIVINRGGLELPTSGADENAKLAQSEANIINLENHKVIGTNMHDKWKGGKEISCKVPAVDSVNNVNPLSRESIVRDVNVCNIVPAENVEVDSVHFSSVPFDSAICDRVRLDNVDYYQNGVLHVSEPSDIKFQKDLDNLEFLTESSHMDTSTTSLKFPAGYELHEALGPSFLKKSKYFDWESTKSEGKIPEMPGQTSCSQLTSDFHPEHLLEAVVASVCQSHSDVKSEKSFCKSVQSLLTTENYPEPSSHTTLATDLTTLVTDSSNHSIGPTSLIGEDTPQCLSSSGVCGAMSPKGFSSNCPSACSDQLERSSVPSKNNKKRARPGENCRPRPRDRQLIQDRIKELRELIPSGAKCSIDSLLERTIKHMLYLQSIAKHADKLNKYTDGKSSHKETSMLESSNYERGSSWAVEVGGNLKVCSIIVENLNKNGQMVVEMMCEECSHFLEIAEAIKSLGLTILKGVTEAHGDKTWICFVVEGQSNRSLHRMDILWSLVQILQPKNATQQ, encoded by the exons ATGGGTACTGACTTACAGCAAATACTGAGGAGTCTCTGTTTCAATTCAGAGTGGAAGTACGCTGTCTTTTGGAAACTCAAGCATCGCGCTCGAAT GGTGTTGACTTGGGAGGACGCTTACTATGACAAGAGTGAGCAACATAGTCCAGCAGAGAATAAGTGCTCAAATAAGAAATTGGAAAAGTTGCACGATGGGCTTTATTCACATGACCCCCTTGGGTCAGCAGTGGCTAAGATGTCGTATCATGTATATTCTCTTGGTGAAGG GATTGTTGGACAAGTGGCAGTGAGTGGAAAGCATCAGTGGATCTTTGCAGATAAGCATGAAATGAGTACATGTTCAACATTTGAA TTCTCCGATGGGTGGCAAAATCCATTTTTTGCAGGGATCAAG ACTATTGCTGTTGTAGCTGTTGCTCCTCTTGGAGTTGTACAGCTTGGATCTTTAAATAAA GTCGTTGAAGATATGAAGATGATTGCTCATATTAGAGATGTCTTTATGGCTCTTCAAGATTCTTCAATGGGGTGTATTCCTAGTTTAATACCATCCAGTATGAATAGTTCATTAGATTtg CAAGATATACCTTCAAAAGGTTTTGCTCCGGAGGCTATTTCTGATTGCTTGCACAATTTAGACAAAGCCTTGAATGAAGAGAGGCCAGATGTATGGTTTTCAATTTTTCCATACTTGGGGAAAGACAATGATAGTTCTTATGTTTGGTCGCTGCCTGATAATCAGCAAGAAAAGACAGCTGATATTGTGATTAACCGTGGAGGACTTGAGTTACCCACAAGTGGGGCCGATGAAAATGCCAAGTTAGCTCAATCAGAGGCAAACATTATAAATCTTGAGAATCACAAAGTAATTGGCACGAACATGCATGATAAATGGAAGGGTGGAAAGGAGATTAGCTGCAAAGTTCCTGCAGTGGATTCAGTAAACAATGTTAATCCATTGTCACGTGAGTCCATTGTGCGTGATGTTAATGTATGCAACATTGTACCAGCTGAAAACGTTGAAGTTGACTCCGTGCACTTTTCATCTGTCCCTTTTGACTCTGCTATTTGTGACAGAGTTAGGTTGGATAATGTAGATTACTACCAAAATGGGGTGTTGCACGTAAGTGAGCCCTCAGATATAAAATTCCAGAAAGATCTGGACAATCTGGAGTTTCTAACTGAGTCAAGCCATATGGATACATCTACCACATCTTTAAAGTTCCCTGCTGGTTACGAGCTCCACGAGGCACTTGGAccatcttttttaaaaaaaagcaaGTATTTTGATTGGGAATCAACTAAAAGTGAAGGGAAAATTCCTGAGATGCCGGGGCAAACTAGCTGTAGCCAGTTAACTTCTGATTTTCATCCAGAGCATCTTCTAGAAGCAGTAGTAGCTAGTGTTTGTCAAAGTCATAGTGATGTTAAGAGTGAAAAGTCATTTTGTAAATCAGTGCAATCTCTGTTGACGACCGAAAACTATCCTGAGCCTTCAAGCCATACAACGCTTGCTACTGATTTGACAACGCTTGTTACTGATTCATCAAATCATTCCATTGGCCCGACATCCCTGATAGGAGAGGACACACCACAATGCTTGAGTTCATCAGGGGTCTGTGGTGCAATGTCCCCAAAAGGGTTTTCATCAAATTGTCCAAGTGCTTGCAGTGACCAGCTAGAAAGGTCTTCAGTACCCAGTAAGAACAACAAAAAGAGAGCTAGACCTGGTGAAAATTGTAGACCTAGGCCAAGAGACAGACAACTGATCCAAGATCGTATTAAGGAACTAAGGGAGCTAATACCTAGTGGAGCAAAG TGCAGCATTGATTCACTGCTGGAGCGCACGATCAAGCACATGCTTTACCTGCAAAGTATCGCTAAGCATGCTGACAAGCTAAATAAATATACTGATGGGAAG TCAAGTCACAAGGAAACAAGCATGCTGGAATCCTCAAACTATGAACGGGGTTCAAGCTGGGCAGTGGAGGTGGGAGGCAATCTGAAAGTTTGTTCGATAATAGTGGAGAATCTGAACAAGAATGGGCAGATGGTTGTGGAG ATGATGTGCGAAGAATGCAGCCACTTCCTTGAGATAGCAGAAGCTATTAAAAGCTTGGGTCTTACAATCTTAAAAGGAGTAACAGAAGCCCATGGTGACAAGACATGGATATGTTTTGTGGTTGAG GGACAGAGCAACAGAAGCTTACACAGAATGGATATATTATGGTCACTGGTTCAAATACTGCAGCCTAAAAATGCTACGCAACAGTAA